The Cervus canadensis isolate Bull #8, Minnesota chromosome 13, ASM1932006v1, whole genome shotgun sequence genomic interval atagtcatgtatggatgtgagagttggaccttatgGAAGGCTGatggctgaagaattgatgcttttgaactgtggtgttggaaagtctcttgagagtcccttggactgcaaggagatccaatcagtctatccaaaaggaaatcagtcctgaatattcattggaagaactgatgttgaacctgaaactcccaatactttggccatctgatgagaagagctgactgatttgaaaagaccctgatgctgggaaagattgaaggcgggaggagaaggggatgacagaggatgagatggttggatggcatcaccgattcaatggacatgagttgagaaagctccgggagtttgtgatggacagggaggcctgatgtgctgcagtccatgggtcacaaagagtcggacatgactgagcgactgaactgaattgaagtgaaGTTGAGAGTGACTCCTCTGAGCCATTATCCTTtgctatgtttttttaaaaaaattattttcctgagttttggttgccatgctcttcattgctgtgcaggcctttctctagttgtggtgagtgggagctactcttcctcgtggtgcccaggcttctcattgcggcttctcttattgtagagcacaggctcagtagttgtgactcctgggcttagttgccctggaaCATGTAGTATCCTCCTGGGTCAAAGATCaagccagtgtctcctgcatctgcagggggattctttactctGAGTCACTAGGGGAGTCTTCTTTTACTATCTTAATATCACCTTGAATAACATCTTTAAATTTCCCTGTttccaaaaagtaaaagaaacttttattttacattgttgTTTATCATTCACGTGGTCCCTTTAGAAATGCCCAACTCCAACCTGCCCAGACCCACTCTTACTTCTGAGAAGTAAGTGTCCTGAACTGTCCACCTTCAGAGAAGATGTGGCTTAAGGCTGGAAAAAAACAACCATATCCTGGACAGCTCTTCCCTTGCTGCCGGAACACGCTCACaatctcctgtgtttcctacatAACACCTGAGTGACAAGCTGATACATGGATGagtgcattttgttttctttaagagCAACATCACTGTTTTCATGAAGCTATTTTAATTCAGGGATATTTTGCTAATTTTGACTTCACCAAAATTCCCCCAATAATGATACTttgaacttttgttttcttttgtattcaGTGTTAGCAACCAACAATCCTTTCCTGTCTGACTCCCAAGAGTTTAACTGTCCATATTGGTAAAAGTCATTCTATGTTTGGGAAGTGAATAGGTCCTTTATTACCCAGATACCTGAtcattttctccttcctgaatGTATATAAGATGCAATAAACTAACCTACAGAAAAAATGAAGATCCAATCAAGACCAATACAGTGGGAGGTCTATAACCTAATCAGATGTCCCTCTCTGATTGGTTTAGTAGTGGGACAGAGAGATGATGGGAATAGAATGGCCCTTAAAAGcctcatgcactggagaagaggTATAGACTTTTCTGGTTCTGGAGACACCAGCTAGGTTCTCCACAGGATCTGAGGTTTGAGTGCTCCACCAGCCACAGCAGAGCAGTAAGCTACCACCCTCAGATAAGGATGTCCTTTTCTTACTCATGGCTAGCTAGTGTTGGAGGGAGGCATGTGTCTCTGGATGGTAGGCAGGGTTTTCAAAAAGAATCATTTCTCTCCTATGAACACATTTCAGGTTTTGGTTTTGCCTCTCAGGGTAGTTTTGCCTGAATCTCAAACACTGTGATTTGTGATTTAGCTGGTATCACTTTAAATGTCTATACCAAGCAGATATTTTTAGTGAAATATATCagtttggaattttattttatgaaatttaaaatacatattagtATACAAATGGCATTCATCTTAGGAATAACTGACAATGGAGGCTGTATGGATCCACATGACTCTCCCCTTCCCATAGAGTTAGAGCTCTAAGTGATAGTCagaatattttccccaaataaagATGGAGTCAGTTTTCATGCACTTTAGTATGCATTCATTTCTAGATGCAAATGAATAAGAAAAGCGGTAGATGGACCCAAATGGGCTAGTGGTTGCCTTTGCCTCCTCAGTACTAGTAAAATGCATattcaaaatacagaaagagtCATCACTTTGTCTCCACTGAGCCTTGCTTAGTGTAATATGGCTAAGTGCCTCTCTTGTACTACTGCTAGATAAATGACCTTAGCCCTGAGTGGAGTCCTTGGAAGAGTAGGGAGACATTCTAAGGTGTGCTCCTGCATTGTCTAAAATGGATCCCTTGCTCCCTGACAGCGTCAACAGGAGTCATTTTGGAGCAGAGTCACGATGAGTGTCCACACCCCACCCAGACTCGTTGACCTGGCGGGAATGCGCCTGCTGAGGGACAATGACTTGGACTTTTCTACTCTGGAGAGTCTGCCCATAGAGCTCTTCCCACCACTCTTCCTGGAAGCCTTCCATGGGAGACGTGTTGAGACCCTGAAAGCAATGGTGCAAACCTGGCCCTTTGTCCGCCTGCCTGTGGGGGCCCTTATTGACCCGCCTCATGTGGGGCCCCTACAAGCCATGCTGGAAGCACTTGATGCTCTGCTTGCCCAGAAAGTTCGATCCAGGTGAGTCTGACTCGGGTAATCTGGTAAAGTCCTGGGTGTCTCAGGGGAGACACCTGGGGTGGGGTAACAACATCTTCAGAGGGTTCTGAAACTGGCAATGAAGAAGCCTTGGCTCACtaggggaaatgttttctgaAAGCATAAGAGTGCCTTTCAAGAAGGGGATCCTGAAAGAATATTCCCCAACTCCTCCCAGTCATGGTTAGAGTTACTAGAAGTGAAGAATCAGAAAGGTTAAGAGGGGAAAGGGAGATGGAGGAAAGGGAGATGGAGGAAagtgaggcagagagggaggaaggcAAGGCAGCTGGTGACGTCAGGAATGTGACAGCACAGATGGGCAGTCTTCTGTCAATTTGTGAGGCTGTTTTTTTCTACCCTGTGAAGCTTTTACTGCATCCTCATCAATCTTCTTCTCCCAGGAGGTGCAAACTGCGGGTGCTAGATTTACGAAATACTGGCCAGAACTTCTGGAGCATGTGGTCCGGAGCCAGCAGTTATGGGTGCTCAAGCTCACGAATGGCACAAGTGACTGAGCCCAGGTCAATGACAAAGCAGCACTTGGCTCCACTGAAGGTTTTCATAGACCTGTGCCTGAAGGAAAAGACCCTGGACAACTTCCTCACCTACTTCCTTTGGTGGGTAGAGCAGAGAAAATCTTCCATCCACCTGTGTTGTAAGAAGCTGAAGATTATTTCAATGCCAATGGACAATATTGTGAAGATCCTGAGCATGGTGCAGCTGGGCTGtattcaggagatgcaagtgaGTTGCACATGGAATCTGTCCACCCTGGCCACATTTGCTCCTTTCCTGGGTGAGATGTGTAATTTGCAAAGACTGGTTCTCTTCCCCATCCACGTGTCTGCCTTCAAGAAGCAGGAAGAGCACCACATTGTGCAAATTACCTCTCAATTTCTGAAGCTGGGCCACCTCCGGGATCTCCATCTGGAGTCTCCCTCCTTCCTTGAAGGCCACCTGGACCAGATGCTCAGGTGAGTGTGGACCACTGGCTGGGTTACATTGAACACAACATTAGATGTCAAAAGCACAGTCTCCTCTGTTGCTCTCTCCTAGAGTGTGGTGATCCCAAACCACACAAATCAAGGTAGGAGGTTAAAGTGGTCTACTGGCTCTTGTGAGACACCCTGCTTGGAAGGTATGGAGTAATGACTGGGATGCTTGCATCCCAGAGTTTGCAATTTCCTCCTACCTTGAAGGTGTCTATGtcaaaatggtaaaaataagataattagaAATGACATTGAAGTTGGGAAACTACATTAGATCAGAGCATTTCTGAAGAAAATCTCCATGCTCCCAAGGTTTGTGCACACAGCGAACCTGTTCTAAATTCCCTCTGTGTAAAACATTGTATTGTGCTCTGGATAAGTTAATCCAGGTATAGGAGAAGAATGGTTCTGGAGATTGTGTTAATTGAGCTGAGAGAAAAGGATCATAAACACTGATAGAAAGCTTGCATACCATGCAGAAATGTCAGTGAGCCCTTTAGACAGGCATCACTGGGATCTTGTGTAAGTTGGTTCTTTATGTATGTCTCCCTACAGCCTCACCTGGCCAATGATAGGATCTGGAGCTCCACCTTGGCCTGAACGAAGCCTTACCTTACACCATTTTGAAATCTCATCTCCCGACACTAATATTCAGTAATGTCCACACTTGATGGAGACACTCTCTGGATCTCTTCATAGCATGTTCTAGTgattccatgatcttcatttaTCTCTGGAGGGAAGTGGAATATGTTGTAATCTTCTTGATAGATGGGGCTAGAGAGTCTTTCTGGTGTTATGAAGTGACTCAATACAGAAGTGAGGTTGACAAGGCTCAGACTAGGATGAGACTGGTGCATCAGTGTACTGATCCTCAGAACAGACAATCAGACAAAACTCAGCCCTGTGGAAACCTTTTGTCTATCAGCTGTATGCAACTGGCACCCCAGTTCTCAAGAACTAATTGCTTGGTTTCTCCCCAGGTGCCTGAAGTCCCCCTTGGACAGCCTGTCAATAATCAGTTGCTGGCTTACAGAATCAGACTTGACCCACCTGTGCCAGAGCCCAGACGTCAGTCAGCTAAAGAGCCTGGATCTGAGTGGTGTCACCATGACTGACTTTAAGCCTGAGCTCCTCCAAGTTCTGCTGGAGAAAGTTGCAGCCACCATGCAGGAACTGGACTTTGACATGTGTGGGATCACGGACTCCCAGCTGGaggccttcctgcctgccctGAGCCGCTGCTCCCAGCTCAGGTCCTTCAGCCTGTGCGGGAACCTCCTGTCCACAGCCGGCATGGAGAAGCTGCTGCGACACACCGCTGTGCTGCCCTGTTTAAGGCAAGAGCGTTATCCTGCCCCTCAGGAGACTTACAGACCTTGGGGTGTTCTCCTGGAAGCGAGACTTGCCCAGCTTCGGGCTCAGCTGTTGGAGATTCTGAGAGACTTGGGACGTCCCAGGATCATCTGGATTAGCCTCAGCCCCTGTCCTCGCTGTGATGAGGCTGTATGCCATCAcatggagcccattatatacaGCTGTCCTGCCCCTGCCTAGGGGGTTGCCTCTATCAGAAGCTTTCTTCTGTGCACCTTGAAATGGAAATCCAGAACTTGGGGACATCATGAAGGGAACACAGACCCAGGGTTTCAGACATCTGCTCAATGCAATTGGGAAAAGGAAAGGTGATAGTGGGGGTGGTGCAGGATTGCAGGGGGAAATGTAGATTCTGGGAGGGGATGGGACTTTCATGGACATGTGCTTCTAGCATCTGATATGAACCTGGGTGGTTACACGCTGGAGACCCATGTGTTGGAGTTATCCTTGAGGAGATTGTTGTAAAGAGTTGGTCAGGAAATGTCATAAGACAccccttatatatggaatttaaaaagaaatgatacaaatgaacttacttgcaaaacagaaagagactcacagacttagaaaacaaactcaagGTTGCCCAGGGGAAGGGATGGTTGGGGACTTTAGGAAGGTCATGTGCATACAGCTATGTAGAGCGATAACCAATGGGAACCTATTGTATAGTAcatggagctctgctcaatgttatgtgccagcctggattggcatggggggggcgggggttgagtgatacatgtatatatatggctgagtcctttcactgttcatctgaaactatcacaacattgttaataggctataccccaatacaaaatgtttttagtgctaaaaatataaaaatacaattcaaaaaaattaaaaaaaagaaattgtcagGAATAAAGAGATCCTCCTGGTAAGCTAAACAGGAAAGGAATTTAAAATGAGACTGGATAAATGTATAGATgtgacatttattttgttgtaaaaGAAGACATAATGTGACATTGTCCTATCAAAAATaattaacagaaataaataaagagacGATCATGGAAAATCAACTGCTGTCTTCCATGATGTATTATTCTGTGTTCAGTTTATGCCTCCATTATCTCCAGCTACTGATAAAATTAGGCACAGTGTTGTCCATGATTCAAAACCTTACCAttcctataatttcttttttctgtctgggGCATCTcctgtgtttgtatgtgtgtgtgtgtgtgtgtgtgtatgtatgtgtgtgtgtgcttagtcacctAGTCATCTTTGACTctctggaatcccatggactgtagcccaccaggctcttctatgcatgggattctccaggcaagaatactggagtgggtagcgattCCCTTCTCCGCGGTATCTTCTTGACTCAGGTATCAAACCTTggactcctgcaatgcaggcagagtctgtactgtctgagccaccatgtaaGCCCCGTGGGGCAATTCTCACTTCTGtgcttatttctttggctgttcaGTGCATTGATAACACAAAGGGGAACACAGAGTGTATCCAGTGACCTACTGGAATGAAGAGCTCTTGGCAGAGCTCTCACTGATGACTCAGGCCATGACCTGGGGCACGTGTATTCTTCATGCTTGTACCAGGGGATGTACAAGTTGCAGTTGCTTTCCTTTCTGTGTGCTTTACTGCCAAAGGCAATCTCCTCAGTTCTGCAAGATGTTTTCCACACTGCCAATAAGGTTGAACCTGGTTCCCACCATCCCATGCTTGTCATGGGTGAGTAGTGGTCCTCATGGATATAATCTAGTTGTGGCCAGGCATCCAAATTCCTTTTAGTAAATTGCTAAAAGAGCAAAAACATTTAACGTGCATTTATTATTTCCATACCACATTCCATAGATATATAATTTTGGGTGGTTGGTAATATTGGAATAAATGGATAATTCCCATTACAATTCCAGTCCTTCCCTAACAGAAAGGTCAAAGATAGCTTGTCTGGATATAAGAATGCTCAAATATGCAACAAATATGTGTTATGTATTACATATGCCTCACAGTTGGCTCTCCCTATCCTCAGCTCATCGTTCTCGGATTCAACCAACTACATATGATGCAGACTAAATTCACTGTTAAAAATACCCTCATCTAAGTGACCCTGAGCAGTTCAACCATGGGTTGTTCATGATTCACCAGTTATACAGACAAGTGAAGAGAGGCTGATATGATTACAGAGGCTGAACAGTCTCACTGTCTGCTGTCTGTTGCTTAGAGAACTAGGAAAGGCTATGGTATAATTCAGACATTAAGGTTGAAAATCAGGGGAAATGATGGCAGAGCTCTAAGTCAAGGCTAAAGGCCAGAGATCTAGGGCACCACTTGTGTATGTCCTGGAGTTTCAAGGTTTAGGAACCAGAAACTCCAGTATTTATGgccaagaagagagagagggagagcaaTTGCCCTTGTTCCATTCAGGCCCCCAGAAGATAAGACGATGCCTTCCCACACTGGTGAGGGCTGATATCTTGACTCAGTCTACCGATTCCAATGTTAATCTTCTCTAGGAATTCCCTTGCAGATTCCCCCAGAATGAATGTTTGACCCGAGATCTGGGCATTTCATCTCACAGTGAAGTTGACACAtgaatttaatcctcacagtgtgTCTAAACAGAATGAAGCCAAATAAAGTTTCACTGCTAAGCATTCAGAGGctgtaattgtttatttttggaggAAGGGGATATAGGGCTGAAATATAGCTCTTAGGCGGATCTTTGTTTCCCCCACAATGAACAGAATGATGCACACACGGTTTAAGAGATTTTTAGTAGGATTCAGTGAGATATTGCTTGTTGAGGGATTGGCTCTAGATTTATTTAGAAAGATCTCCTTATCATGAAAGAACTCCATGAtgctttcccctcccccacatctTCTCCTTCCCAGTGAATAGCTAAGTCTTTATCCCTCTGTTGCTCACAACAGGGAGGAAAGcaaaacccagggactgaaattGGACTCACAtatttcatggggtcaccaatGAGTCAGGGTTCACCTAAACTGTTCCAGTAGCCAGTTTAGGGGGATAGGGTGTGGGGGGAAATAAGAGAGACTGGATTCATCTTCAGTGATAGACATTCTGAGCCTTAGATCTCCTAGGCCACATGCTGGTTAGATCAGGCCAGAGGAGAGAAATCAATTTCCTAATCAGGACTGTAtactttagaatttttaataacTCTTGCTatcctggagcttccctggtgggccagtgggtacaactccatgctcccaatgaagggagcctgagttcaatcactggtcaaGGAACTATATCCCATATCCTGCAACTAAGCTTTTACCTGCCACAACTAAATGATCCCTCAGGGGCGCAAGGGAGATCAAAGATCCTTCGTGCATGATTAAGATCCAGTTcagtcaaataataaaaataataaatattaaacaaagaaTTATGCTGTCCTTTAAATGCCACTTGAGTACAAAATAC includes:
- the LOC122451719 gene encoding PRAME family member 12-like codes for the protein MSVHTPPRLVDLAGMRLLRDNDLDFSTLESLPIELFPPLFLEAFHGRRVETLKAMVQTWPFVRLPVGALIDPPHVGPLQAMLEALDALLAQKVRSRRCKLRVLDLRNTGQNFWSMWSGASSYGCSSSRMAQVTEPRSMTKQHLAPLKVFIDLCLKEKTLDNFLTYFLWWVEQRKSSIHLCCKKLKIISMPMDNIVKILSMVQLGCIQEMQVSCTWNLSTLATFAPFLGEMCNLQRLVLFPIHVSAFKKQEEHHIVQITSQFLKLGHLRDLHLESPSFLEGHLDQMLRCLKSPLDSLSIISCWLTESDLTHLCQSPDVSQLKSLDLSGVTMTDFKPELLQVLLEKVAATMQELDFDMCGITDSQLEAFLPALSRCSQLRSFSLCGNLLSTAGMEKLLRHTAVLPCLRQERYPAPQETYRPWGVLLEARLAQLRAQLLEILRDLGRPRIIWISLSPCPRCDEAVCHHMEPIIYSCPAPA